The Diospyros lotus cultivar Yz01 chromosome 15, ASM1463336v1, whole genome shotgun sequence genome has a window encoding:
- the LOC127792243 gene encoding high mobility group B protein 7-like — MAERTQMKQLESWLDAMELGIRQNQKQIKERLETMELGLCQTQKEVSRSRAKTMVVEGNLRKDFSHLQEEFSGFEQQLSTVLTLFSRLPNASLPADFLPRANPAPILAEGRTRRRITTQPKPRGHNTKRVQVFNLSSSSTLKRTHNGSAFASSEKCNKQMLILLLGWPDYQIEAHMRRALDAQMAEQSHSVYSIREKRAKAKMLSQTQRKPRRKRNKGKDLNAPEHPPTAFFLVMDEFSKSFKEANPGCKIVSMVAKGVRCGTVEVHYKWGQKPYVDRVAELKEEYNNALKSKNNGRNVADNGERLKQDIGEYMQKKKNNKNERNMEKTQCIKQTRSQSGSTSTSTSKRQVTQVIEEEEESETETKDDEDLEEGEELGQEEEDEGVIEGDDEDIDHDVDD; from the exons ATGGCGGAAAGGACACAGATGAAACAGTTGGAGTCATGGTTGGATGCGATGGAGCTGGGCATCCGACAGAACCAGAAGCAGATCAAGGAGAGATTAGAAACAATGGAGCTGGGCCTCTGTCAAACCCAAAAAGAAGTGAGTCGAAGCCGAGCAAAAACGATGGTAGTGGAGGGAAATCTAAGAAAAGATTTCTCCCATCTCCAGGAGGAATTTTCTGGGTTCGAGCAGCAACTAAGCACAGTCTTGACCCTGTTCTCCAGACTGCCTAATGCGAGCCTACCGGCGGATTTTCTGCCAAGGGCCAATCCGGCTCCGATACTTGCTGAGGGCCGAACTAG GAGGAGAATAACAACACAACCAAAGCCCAGAGGCCATAACACCAAAAGAGTCCAAGTCTTCAATTTGTCCTCCTCTTCTACCCTCAAGCGCACCCACAATGGCAGCGCATTCGCTTCTTCTGAAAAGTGCAACAAACAGATGCTCATCTTATTGCTTGGCTGGCCTGACTATCAAATAGAGGCTCACATGCGGAGGGCTTTAGATGCACAAATGGCAGAACAATCTCATTCGGTATACAGCATCCGAGAAAAAAGAGCAAAAGCTAAAATGCTGAGCCAAACACAAAGAAAGccaagaaggaaaagaaataaaggcaAAGATCTGAATGCTCCTGAGCATCCTCCAACTGCCTTCTTCCTGGTCATGGATGAATTCAGTAAAAGTTTCAAGGAAGCAAATCCAGGTTGCAAAATTGTGTCAATGGTTGCCAAGGGGGTGAGATGTGGAACTGTGGAAGTCCATTACAAATGGGGGCAAAAGCCTTATGTGGATAGAGTTGCAGAGCTCAAAGAGGAATATAACAATGCCTTAAAGTCTAAAAACAATGGTCGAAATGTAGCAGATAATGGAGAGAGAT taaAACAAGATATTGGAGaatacatgcaaaagaagaagaataacaagAATGAGCGAAATATG GAAAAGACCCAATGTattaaacaaactcgatcacaatcGGGTTCAACTTCGACTTCAACTTCAAAGCGGCAAGTAACTCAAGTgattgaagaggaggaggaaagtgagACAGAGAccaaagatgatgaagacttggaagagggagaagaattgggacaggaagaagaagatgaaggggtgattgaaggggatgatgaagatattgaccatgatgttgatgattga